A portion of the Acidobacteriota bacterium genome contains these proteins:
- a CDS encoding T9SS type A sorting domain-containing protein translates to MRKLITIILFPAVLILAFSGGLQAQDIHPTPFFTGFADTTNASTYNGNPLVIGSVIQAFDQSGVYCGVDFVREDTSTGEGIFGYFPVYGDDPRTETLDEGAVGDEQIIFKINGRTATVTAGDDTWSQNALKSVTLTATGTIMPTLYQPAIDRVVEWGDTVNVVVRIKNDGNGIDFYGVTLSMSVPDSATGPSLFLWEATAPDTAVYADSGEVVPVSFDVRVPIFNAFTVDTVYYTVFSHLDTTKKISGSMSITMALVDVDEPESALPGGFTLNQNYPNPFNPTTTIPFTLPMRSQTRLEIYNVLGRQIDVLDLGALSDGPHEVAYDASPLASGIYFYRLVTEYAVQSRKMILVK, encoded by the coding sequence GTGAGGAAACTGATAACAATAATTCTGTTCCCCGCGGTGCTGATTCTCGCGTTTTCAGGCGGTCTGCAGGCACAGGACATCCACCCGACTCCGTTCTTCACGGGCTTTGCCGATACGACCAACGCGTCGACTTACAACGGCAACCCGCTGGTCATCGGGTCGGTAATCCAGGCCTTTGACCAGTCCGGTGTTTACTGCGGCGTTGATTTCGTGCGCGAGGATACGTCCACCGGCGAGGGCATATTCGGGTATTTCCCGGTCTACGGCGACGATCCGAGAACGGAGACCCTCGATGAGGGAGCCGTGGGCGACGAGCAGATCATATTCAAGATCAACGGCAGGACCGCTACTGTTACCGCCGGTGACGACACGTGGTCGCAGAACGCGCTCAAGTCCGTCACGCTCACGGCGACGGGGACGATCATGCCGACGCTGTATCAGCCGGCCATTGACAGGGTCGTGGAGTGGGGCGACACCGTCAACGTTGTGGTGCGTATCAAGAACGACGGCAACGGCATCGATTTCTACGGCGTCACGCTGAGCATGTCCGTGCCCGACAGCGCTACCGGCCCGAGCCTGTTCCTGTGGGAAGCGACGGCTCCGGACACCGCCGTATACGCCGACTCCGGCGAGGTGGTGCCCGTTTCGTTCGACGTCCGCGTACCCATTTTCAACGCCTTTACGGTGGATACGGTCTATTACACGGTCTTCTCCCATCTCGACACGACGAAAAAGATCAGTGGCAGTATGAGCATCACCATGGCGCTGGTGGACGTCGACGAGCCGGAATCGGCCCTGCCGGGCGGGTTTACGCTCAATCAGAACTACCCGAACCCGTTCAACCCGACCACCACCATCCCGTTTACCCTGCCCATGCGCTCGCAGACCAGGTTGGAAATCTACAACGTGCTTGGCCGCCAGATTGACGTCCTGGACCTGGGCGCGCTCTCTGACGGACCCCACGAGGTCGCGTACGACGCTTCGCCCCTGGCCAGCGGAATCTACTTCTACCGCCTCGTGACCGAGTACGCGGTGCAGAGCAGGAAAATGATCCTTGTAAAATAG
- a CDS encoding DUF4397 domain-containing protein, protein MKRVVAFIGLFTVLLSSGLAYGQTTEVTLDAVTGLHGPDTLLAGEEHWFAFRFTSLNSWTNYNITNGWRVFSDDGAQWTYPYADTTYDTTISLISYPPPVTETIVDTIIAQSKVDPAFKAMFDQFFINEFNLGGMDVDTIGIGGVALSEDGGLPDNSSNVGFFIPIQSRKADHGKHICIDSSWYEPGGTWKWAPLTKLFPQIAPDWSGQQCYTVFDPDYVPPKILEVSTAVLDFSAVEGGADPAGKSFDVSEAGDAIIPYTATKTEAWVGLTNASGSTPATVTVDIDITGLAPGLYKDTVVVSSAEADNPPQKVAINLDVTPSLKYLQVSKDTLKFTAIAGDANPPTQPVLVIEQGGATIDYAATTTASWITVDQTGPTTPSVVTIGVDASGLSAATEPYEDSVKVEGPAENSPLWVHVLLTVEAPQFARLQLIHNAADPPAATGLDLYVNDNLVTASFAFRSATPFIDVRAGIEINLELNAGPLSVFSYPVTLTPDVAYVAVFNGVVPPATGFLPNPDGRDITLTVFTKDNAREIGSITGVTDLFVLHGITDAPTVDILVRDGVPLVEDLAYGDMTDYLNVGSSNYILDITPGDDNATVLASYEADLTGLGGGAAVVFASGFTDPEQNNDGPSAGLFAALPNGTVIEFPQLIEFVVDPDTVRVSTQEEIPPPVPQSFDVAVTDGSEVVFDISTADSWIVLPDVTQYTTPAKIYFSINVTGMPLGEYIGSILVSETIFGGAAAPAGADDIEPVTVYVKLTIEDRPKVLVALPNSLSFTANEGDVSVPTQTFDVSEELDAAIPYAAGTDAWWIVLTDATGTTPGQVTVGINLILDDVERYKDGLAPGTFLDSVRVTSTEADDTAWVKVSLEITPCPELVLDDVERYFEIFEDSTVTFNATVNLTSSGAELYWNVLYPGYFILPESTGTTPSAVSLSYSRMFPDEGEYEDTLTFMSVVVGGSTCASEAKFIVKVKVSPPPSADTLIVESRSVRPGGKVTVPVIFTNDCNLYGMSAWLTWPTFDTDPPIFHLDSISYEESVLGGFGLAQTFSNVEGLANFSADVGTGAPLEPGSLRNWLNLHFSVSCDALPGDYALEFTYLDTGLYFQRNCGEGIETEIPEVINGAITVDTSAIYFCGWVVNSTDGSSIGGATIEMWTPGEFPFTVPLRSTASGEIGSFAFSDFTECQFDLWAYKDGYYPSKVEGLNCSTDKGVKIELDPTDEPFETPFSNFYYCGANTYLGGAMPVGSIVEVRLGDGLLVGHVPVTVQGSYGSMPVYGATPTGDPGAEAGDTLYFFVNDIEAVTPNVVTYPFGDKLEIEVCLTVGLTETKVCELVEGWNLVSWNVDTESDGIGDVLGPYWDSIDVVIGFEQGGLIFDPLLPMFSTLWEVDHLSGYWIRIKDGSSLTLSIEGFKVATNAPIDVTTGWNLVSYLPEENLAPATALANIVDNIEFVYGFPTGGDIEIWEPAGGYNGLTAMAPCAAYWVKVNDNATLRYPGGDVTGPFATPGEQRGSRGTVAAKAPSDIQLSTNWVNLYSPDLKLDGRTVGTGSVVTAHAASDGSKVGSFTLAADGHFGFMPVYAGDGTPLNAGQSFYLEVNGVETKELFEWTGNGARIEVVNLSAKAGSDGQVPTTYSLGQNYPNPFNPATTLTFTMPAAGQAKLQVFNILGELIATPFDGQAASGENSVIWDGRDTNGETVASGVYLYRLTADNYTESKKMLLLK, encoded by the coding sequence ATGAAACGAGTAGTAGCATTTATCGGTCTGTTTACGGTGCTTCTCTCGTCCGGTCTGGCTTATGGTCAGACCACCGAAGTGACGCTCGATGCCGTGACCGGCCTTCACGGTCCCGACACCCTGCTGGCGGGAGAGGAACACTGGTTCGCATTTCGTTTCACCAGCCTAAACAGTTGGACCAACTACAACATCACCAACGGCTGGCGCGTCTTTTCAGATGATGGTGCGCAGTGGACATACCCTTACGCGGACACCACTTACGACACTACTATCAGCCTGATTTCGTACCCTCCTCCGGTCACTGAGACTATCGTCGACACCATTATCGCTCAGTCCAAGGTCGATCCGGCTTTCAAGGCCATGTTCGATCAGTTCTTTATCAATGAGTTTAACCTCGGCGGTATGGATGTGGACACCATCGGCATCGGTGGCGTTGCTCTGTCCGAAGACGGAGGTCTCCCTGACAATTCCAGCAACGTGGGCTTCTTTATACCGATCCAGAGCCGGAAGGCGGACCACGGAAAGCATATCTGCATCGATTCGTCCTGGTACGAACCCGGCGGCACCTGGAAATGGGCACCGCTGACCAAGTTATTCCCTCAGATTGCCCCGGACTGGTCGGGCCAGCAGTGCTATACCGTGTTCGACCCGGATTACGTGCCCCCGAAAATACTGGAGGTCAGCACCGCCGTGCTGGATTTCAGCGCGGTCGAGGGCGGCGCGGATCCGGCCGGCAAGTCGTTTGACGTCTCCGAGGCCGGCGACGCGATCATCCCCTATACCGCGACCAAGACGGAAGCCTGGGTTGGTCTGACGAACGCGTCCGGGTCGACCCCCGCGACGGTGACCGTTGACATAGACATCACCGGCCTGGCACCGGGACTCTATAAGGATACGGTCGTCGTATCTTCGGCAGAGGCGGACAACCCACCGCAAAAAGTGGCCATCAACCTCGATGTGACACCGTCACTCAAATACCTCCAGGTGTCAAAGGATACGTTGAAGTTCACGGCCATTGCCGGCGACGCCAATCCGCCGACTCAACCGGTGCTGGTAATCGAGCAAGGCGGGGCCACAATTGACTATGCCGCCACGACGACCGCCTCATGGATAACCGTGGACCAGACGGGCCCGACGACACCGAGCGTGGTCACCATCGGAGTTGATGCCTCCGGCCTTTCGGCGGCCACAGAGCCGTACGAAGACTCCGTCAAGGTGGAAGGTCCGGCGGAGAACTCTCCGCTGTGGGTTCACGTGCTTTTGACCGTTGAAGCACCCCAGTTTGCGCGGCTGCAGCTTATTCACAACGCGGCCGATCCGCCGGCCGCCACAGGATTAGACCTGTACGTCAATGACAACCTTGTCACCGCGAGCTTCGCCTTCCGAAGCGCTACTCCGTTTATCGACGTCCGCGCCGGGATCGAGATCAACCTCGAGTTGAATGCGGGACCCCTTTCGGTGTTCAGCTACCCCGTTACGCTCACTCCGGACGTGGCATACGTGGCGGTCTTCAACGGTGTTGTGCCGCCGGCTACCGGATTCCTGCCGAACCCGGACGGCCGTGATATCACGCTTACCGTGTTCACTAAGGACAACGCCCGGGAAATCGGCAGCATTACCGGAGTGACCGACCTGTTCGTGCTGCACGGTATCACGGACGCGCCGACCGTGGACATCCTGGTACGCGACGGCGTGCCGCTGGTCGAGGACCTGGCCTACGGCGACATGACCGATTACCTGAACGTGGGGAGCTCCAATTACATACTTGACATTACCCCCGGCGATGACAACGCAACCGTGCTGGCCTCCTACGAGGCCGACCTGACCGGTCTCGGCGGCGGCGCGGCAGTGGTTTTCGCCTCCGGTTTCACCGATCCTGAGCAGAACAACGACGGCCCGTCGGCCGGCCTGTTCGCGGCCCTGCCGAACGGTACCGTCATCGAATTCCCGCAACTCATCGAGTTTGTTGTTGATCCGGACACCGTCAGAGTCAGCACTCAGGAAGAGATCCCACCGCCGGTGCCGCAGTCATTCGACGTGGCGGTCACTGACGGCAGTGAGGTGGTGTTCGACATCTCGACGGCCGATTCCTGGATCGTCCTGCCCGATGTCACGCAGTACACAACTCCGGCTAAGATCTACTTCAGCATCAACGTAACCGGAATGCCGCTTGGCGAGTACATCGGCTCCATCCTGGTCTCGGAAACGATCTTCGGGGGTGCGGCCGCTCCGGCCGGGGCCGACGACATCGAGCCCGTGACGGTGTACGTGAAGCTGACCATCGAGGACAGGCCGAAGGTGCTCGTGGCGCTTCCCAACTCACTCTCCTTTACGGCCAATGAAGGCGACGTGTCGGTGCCGACCCAGACGTTCGACGTCAGCGAGGAATTGGACGCCGCCATACCGTACGCCGCCGGCACGGATGCCTGGTGGATTGTCCTGACCGATGCCACCGGCACGACTCCCGGACAGGTCACGGTCGGAATCAACCTGATACTGGACGACGTGGAGCGCTACAAGGACGGTCTGGCCCCCGGGACGTTTCTCGACTCTGTCCGTGTAACTTCCACCGAGGCCGATGACACGGCCTGGGTAAAGGTCAGCCTCGAGATCACCCCGTGCCCCGAGCTGGTACTGGACGACGTGGAGCGCTACTTTGAGATCTTCGAGGATTCGACCGTGACCTTCAACGCCACGGTCAACCTGACCAGTTCCGGAGCGGAGTTGTACTGGAACGTCTTGTACCCGGGCTATTTCATCCTTCCCGAGAGCACCGGGACCACGCCGTCGGCCGTATCGTTGTCCTACAGCCGGATGTTCCCGGACGAGGGCGAATACGAAGATACGCTGACGTTCATGTCGGTGGTGGTGGGTGGCAGCACCTGCGCATCGGAAGCCAAGTTTATTGTGAAGGTCAAAGTCAGCCCTCCGCCGAGCGCCGATACGCTGATCGTGGAGAGCCGTTCGGTCCGTCCGGGCGGCAAGGTGACCGTTCCGGTCATTTTCACCAACGACTGTAACCTGTACGGTATGTCGGCCTGGCTGACCTGGCCGACCTTTGACACCGATCCGCCGATATTCCATCTGGATTCGATTTCATACGAGGAGTCGGTCCTGGGCGGGTTCGGCCTGGCGCAGACCTTCTCCAACGTCGAGGGCCTGGCCAACTTTTCGGCCGATGTCGGCACCGGCGCCCCGCTGGAGCCCGGTTCGCTGCGGAACTGGCTGAACCTTCACTTCTCCGTGTCCTGCGACGCACTGCCCGGTGACTACGCGCTTGAGTTTACATATCTGGATACCGGCCTGTACTTCCAGCGCAACTGCGGCGAGGGGATCGAGACGGAGATACCGGAAGTCATCAACGGTGCCATCACCGTTGACACCTCGGCCATATACTTCTGCGGCTGGGTGGTTAATTCGACGGACGGTTCGTCAATCGGAGGCGCCACCATCGAGATGTGGACCCCGGGCGAGTTCCCGTTCACGGTCCCGTTAAGATCAACGGCCTCGGGCGAAATAGGCTCGTTTGCCTTCTCTGACTTCACCGAGTGCCAGTTTGACCTCTGGGCCTACAAGGACGGGTATTACCCAAGCAAGGTCGAAGGCCTGAACTGCTCGACCGACAAAGGCGTGAAGATCGAACTGGATCCGACGGATGAACCGTTCGAGACACCGTTCTCCAACTTCTATTACTGCGGCGCCAATACGTACCTTGGCGGGGCGATGCCGGTCGGCTCGATCGTGGAGGTCCGCCTTGGCGACGGCCTGCTGGTCGGGCACGTGCCCGTCACCGTACAAGGCAGCTATGGTTCCATGCCGGTGTACGGGGCCACGCCCACCGGTGATCCCGGTGCCGAGGCAGGCGATACTCTTTACTTCTTCGTCAACGACATCGAGGCCGTCACTCCTAACGTGGTGACCTATCCTTTCGGGGATAAACTTGAGATCGAGGTCTGCCTGACGGTTGGCCTGACGGAGACCAAGGTGTGCGAACTGGTCGAGGGCTGGAACCTCGTCAGTTGGAACGTTGACACCGAGTCCGACGGCATAGGCGACGTCCTCGGCCCGTACTGGGACTCCATCGACGTCGTGATAGGCTTTGAGCAGGGCGGCCTGATCTTTGATCCGCTGCTGCCGATGTTCTCGACCCTCTGGGAGGTCGACCACCTGAGCGGCTACTGGATCAGGATTAAGGACGGCTCCTCGCTGACGCTGTCGATTGAGGGCTTCAAAGTAGCCACCAACGCGCCTATCGACGTGACCACCGGGTGGAACCTCGTCAGTTACCTGCCCGAAGAGAATCTCGCCCCGGCGACCGCGCTGGCCAACATTGTTGACAATATCGAGTTCGTCTACGGTTTCCCGACCGGCGGCGATATCGAGATCTGGGAGCCGGCAGGCGGTTACAACGGCCTGACGGCTATGGCTCCCTGCGCCGCTTATTGGGTGAAGGTTAACGACAACGCCACCCTGAGGTACCCGGGCGGTGACGTAACCGGTCCGTTCGCCACTCCCGGCGAGCAGCGCGGAAGCCGCGGCACCGTGGCGGCCAAAGCGCCGTCCGACATCCAACTGTCGACCAACTGGGTAAACCTGTACTCGCCCGACCTGAAGCTTGACGGCCGGACGGTCGGTACCGGCTCAGTGGTGACCGCGCACGCCGCTTCGGACGGCAGCAAGGTGGGCAGCTTCACGCTGGCCGCCGACGGCCACTTCGGCTTCATGCCGGTCTATGCGGGTGACGGCACTCCGCTGAACGCCGGACAGTCGTTCTACCTGGAAGTCAACGGCGTCGAGACGAAGGAGTTGTTCGAGTGGACGGGCAACGGTGCGCGTATCGAGGTCGTGAACCTGTCGGCCAAGGCCGGTTCCGACGGTCAGGTGCCGACAACATACTCGCTCGGCCAGAACTACCCGAACCCGTTCAACCCGGCTACGACGCTTACGTTCACCATGCCGGCGGCTGGCCAGGCCAAGCTCCAGGTGTTCAATATTCTCGGCGAGCTGATCGCCACCCCGTTTGACGGGCAGGCGGCATCCGGCGAGAATAGCGTCATTTGGGACGGCCGCGATACCAACGGCGAGACGGTGGCTTCAGGGGTTTACCTCTACCGCCTGACTGCCGATAACTACACTGAATCCAAGAAGATGCTGTTGCTGAAATAA
- a CDS encoding VanZ family protein: MLRKFVLYHSPAILCAGAIIVLSSIRNLPAPELEVVAVDKIAHFLEYAVFAFLLYRSFSHLGSAVTAGPAALLALLVAAAFASLDEYYQQFIPGRSADPYDLVADLLGTVVVLAYLFLRQRATTPRSSP, encoded by the coding sequence ATGCTCAGAAAGTTTGTCCTGTACCATTCTCCGGCCATACTGTGTGCCGGAGCCATTATCGTGCTGTCCTCGATTCGGAATCTGCCCGCGCCGGAACTCGAAGTCGTCGCCGTGGACAAGATTGCGCATTTCCTCGAATACGCAGTCTTTGCCTTTCTCCTGTACCGATCGTTTTCCCATCTCGGCTCGGCCGTTACGGCCGGTCCGGCCGCCCTGCTGGCCCTGCTGGTGGCCGCCGCCTTTGCATCCCTGGACGAGTACTACCAGCAGTTCATACCGGGCCGGTCTGCCGACCCGTACGACCTGGTCGCGGACCTGCTCGGGACGGTGGTTGTCCTGGCTTATCTGTTTCTCCGGCAACGAGCTACCACCCCCCGCTCCAGTCCGTAG
- a CDS encoding potassium channel protein: MNGSQYDIAGGLSPLRKLGLAAVTGLVLVVSGSLGFVVLERMQPLDALYMTVITLSTVGFGEVSPLHPAGKLFAIGLIFVGVIVAGATVSFIAQLVLEGQFKELVVRRKMEAKLRKLSGHFIIAGYGRVGRQVAREFALKRVPFVVLENHPGGIAQLVSDGHLFVQGDATDEDVLTAASIARARTLISTLPNEAQNVYLTLTARQMQPDLNIIARADFEEGEKKLKRAGADSVVIPHILGGMRMAKAALQPNVVDFMQMTALGDEGLLVEELVIPEESELSGRSLMESSLKKEYGVTIIGIRQRGQKMSVNPGPDTVLNAGDVLVLLGHTEHLERLSRDLRG; this comes from the coding sequence ATGAATGGGTCGCAGTACGATATTGCCGGCGGACTTAGCCCCTTGCGCAAACTGGGCCTGGCCGCCGTGACCGGGCTCGTGCTGGTAGTGAGCGGGTCCCTGGGGTTTGTCGTGCTGGAGCGGATGCAGCCGCTGGATGCTCTCTATATGACCGTTATCACTCTCTCGACGGTCGGTTTCGGTGAGGTAAGCCCGTTGCATCCGGCGGGGAAGCTGTTTGCCATAGGTCTCATCTTTGTAGGCGTCATTGTGGCCGGGGCAACGGTGTCCTTCATCGCTCAACTTGTGCTCGAAGGGCAGTTCAAGGAACTGGTCGTGAGGAGGAAAATGGAAGCCAAGCTCAGGAAGCTGTCCGGTCACTTTATCATCGCCGGTTACGGCCGGGTCGGCCGGCAGGTGGCCAGGGAGTTTGCCCTTAAGCGGGTGCCGTTCGTTGTTCTCGAGAACCATCCCGGCGGAATCGCGCAACTCGTTTCGGACGGCCACCTGTTCGTGCAGGGGGATGCCACCGACGAGGACGTTCTGACGGCGGCGTCAATTGCGCGGGCGCGCACGCTCATATCGACCCTGCCGAACGAAGCTCAGAACGTTTACCTGACTCTCACCGCACGACAGATGCAACCCGATCTGAACATCATTGCGCGGGCCGACTTCGAGGAAGGGGAGAAGAAGCTCAAGCGGGCCGGTGCGGACAGCGTCGTCATACCGCACATACTCGGCGGCATGCGCATGGCCAAGGCCGCCTTGCAGCCCAACGTCGTGGACTTCATGCAAATGACCGCGCTGGGTGATGAGGGGCTGCTCGTTGAGGAACTCGTGATTCCGGAGGAGTCGGAACTGTCCGGCCGCTCATTGATGGAGTCTTCACTGAAGAAGGAGTACGGGGTCACGATCATCGGGATAAGGCAGCGCGGACAGAAGATGAGCGTGAATCCGGGTCCGGATACGGTTCTGAACGCGGGTGACGTGCTCGTGCTGCTGGGCCACACGGAGCACCTGGAGAGGTTGAGCCGCGACTTGCGCGGCTGA
- a CDS encoding cation:dicarboxylase symporter family transporter: MVGVVLGGLLGVWVPRFMEAIGFLGDLFIDALTVAILPLLLTTIVVRVFQMGNRQKVSAVTGKAILYFAVIGLVAAGIGLATVEVLRPGEGAARVFSDLYRDWSPAGVLHLPAWSYIGLVVFSLLFGSALSAFGSRARTMTNFLGQADQALTKVLRGLLYAAPLGMFSLVGSMIARDEVTRISMASLLPGSGQSQPAINMIVQAAAGYLLAVVLALLILAVIILPLTAKLFGKQPVIRLFGSMAPAVVSSFGASSSLAVLPFTHLGLASRQTLDSRAGALVAPLGPVLNVGATALCTVVATVFLAQASGFELSLFQYAGIVILPLLLAVGKVGLPYAVPAIVLTQISVLGLPAGAAAGLAMVLLVDWLVDRLRGAVNVWSDSVVAVVIAESFEFKTARVTHTRERERPPMRPRRPAGRGRGEAPAPVRRRTDQREPRRAREHRPEERRGRSRPAGKTAPGVASGTRAPASQEKPSRQESRSPFDMSPVHTPKLDMDVTGPADSPLTGDKADARVAGARDHGDRPERGSARGGRHRGDRTHGASAGSHGRQPDRGPTDDTGSGRSGRLSPETIARELKRVSERDDIEGSEGFETGGESHAEPETQPVPLTSPEPPGDEQTSSREAAGPPGDREETEASAPESETVGETEQPSIPEGVGSAVPESEEKEAGAQYGRPRSRRGEKFRNGHKPPEPGDEEIPEAKDKFSREEVTSFGRTKRKKTR; encoded by the coding sequence TTGGTTGGAGTAGTTCTCGGCGGCCTGCTCGGGGTATGGGTGCCGCGGTTTATGGAGGCAATAGGCTTCCTGGGCGACCTGTTTATCGACGCTCTTACGGTGGCAATCCTGCCGCTGCTGCTGACGACTATAGTGGTTCGCGTATTTCAGATGGGGAATCGGCAGAAAGTATCCGCGGTCACGGGCAAAGCCATTTTGTATTTCGCCGTTATTGGCCTTGTGGCGGCCGGCATCGGGCTGGCCACGGTTGAGGTTCTTCGCCCCGGTGAGGGCGCGGCGAGGGTCTTTAGTGATCTGTACCGGGATTGGTCCCCGGCGGGGGTTCTGCATCTGCCGGCCTGGAGTTACATCGGCCTGGTGGTGTTCAGCCTGCTCTTCGGCAGTGCCCTGAGCGCCTTTGGCAGCAGGGCCAGGACGATGACCAATTTCCTGGGTCAGGCCGATCAGGCGCTGACCAAAGTGCTGCGAGGACTCCTGTATGCAGCACCGCTCGGCATGTTCTCCCTGGTGGGCTCAATGATAGCCAGGGACGAGGTGACGCGTATCTCGATGGCCAGCCTGCTCCCGGGCAGCGGGCAGTCACAACCGGCCATAAACATGATTGTCCAGGCGGCCGCGGGTTATCTGCTGGCCGTCGTGCTGGCTCTGCTGATTCTGGCCGTGATAATCCTCCCTCTGACAGCTAAGCTGTTCGGAAAACAGCCTGTAATCAGGCTGTTCGGTTCTATGGCACCGGCCGTTGTCTCTTCGTTCGGGGCTTCCTCCTCATTGGCCGTGCTGCCGTTCACACACCTCGGCCTGGCCTCGAGGCAAACCCTGGACAGCCGGGCGGGCGCGCTCGTGGCCCCGTTGGGCCCCGTGCTCAACGTTGGCGCCACGGCGTTGTGCACGGTAGTGGCGACGGTTTTTCTGGCCCAGGCCTCCGGGTTCGAATTGTCACTTTTTCAGTATGCCGGCATAGTCATCCTGCCCCTGCTGCTGGCGGTCGGGAAGGTCGGCCTGCCTTACGCCGTACCGGCCATCGTTCTGACGCAGATCTCCGTCCTGGGCTTGCCGGCGGGAGCGGCCGCGGGCCTGGCCATGGTGCTGCTGGTCGACTGGCTGGTTGATCGTCTCAGGGGTGCGGTGAACGTCTGGTCCGATTCCGTCGTCGCGGTCGTTATCGCTGAGTCCTTCGAGTTCAAAACGGCTCGTGTTACGCACACCCGTGAAAGGGAGCGCCCGCCCATGCGGCCGCGGCGACCTGCCGGTCGCGGACGCGGCGAGGCACCCGCCCCTGTTCGCCGAAGGACCGATCAACGCGAGCCTCGGCGGGCCAGAGAGCACCGCCCGGAGGAGCGCAGGGGAAGGTCTCGTCCGGCGGGCAAAACGGCCCCCGGGGTGGCCTCGGGAACTCGGGCCCCGGCGTCCCAGGAGAAGCCAAGCCGGCAGGAAAGCCGGTCCCCGTTTGATATGTCGCCGGTACACACGCCGAAGTTGGATATGGACGTCACGGGTCCCGCCGACAGCCCATTGACCGGCGATAAAGCGGATGCAAGAGTCGCCGGCGCACGTGATCACGGCGACCGCCCGGAGAGAGGCTCGGCGCGCGGCGGCCGTCACCGGGGTGACCGCACCCACGGAGCATCAGCCGGCTCGCACGGCCGGCAGCCGGACCGTGGTCCGACAGACGACACCGGTTCAGGCAGGAGCGGAAGGCTCAGCCCCGAAACCATCGCCCGGGAACTCAAAAGAGTTTCCGAGCGGGATGACATCGAAGGCTCCGAAGGTTTTGAAACGGGCGGTGAATCGCACGCCGAGCCGGAAACGCAGCCGGTGCCTCTGACAAGTCCGGAACCGCCGGGCGACGAGCAGACATCGTCACGCGAGGCCGCCGGGCCTCCCGGGGACCGGGAGGAGACCGAGGCATCCGCCCCGGAGAGTGAGACCGTCGGTGAGACGGAACAGCCGTCCATACCCGAAGGGGTCGGTTCGGCCGTGCCGGAAAGTGAGGAGAAAGAGGCCGGTGCCCAGTATGGCCGACCCAGATCGCGCCGCGGTGAGAAATTCCGCAACGGGCACAAACCGCCCGAGCCGGGGGACGAAGAGATACCGGAAGCAAAAGACAAGTTCTCCCGTGAGGAAGTGACTTCATTCGGGAGAACCAAACGCAAGAAAACCCGGTAG
- a CDS encoding zinc metalloprotease HtpX, with product MNGLKVAMLMAGLMVLFMAAGFFIGGRNGLYLAFLLAAAMNFITYWYSDRMVLRMYRAVRVHESDQPRLLRVVKRVVTQAALPEPRVYVVPTRAPNAFATGRNPEHAAVAVTEGLLELLSEDELEGVIGHEFAHIRNRDMLIGTVAATFAGAIGILASIARFGAIFGGYSREGNRGGGIGLLVTAIVAPLAALVLQMAISRQREYKADAASGRLTGKYEGLASALQKLHRSPIRLNLDARPATAHLMIANPLSGRGLAVMFSTHPPVEKRIARLKELAQQAPYQYYV from the coding sequence ATGAATGGACTGAAGGTTGCAATGCTCATGGCGGGGCTGATGGTTCTGTTCATGGCAGCAGGCTTCTTCATCGGGGGGCGAAACGGTCTGTATTTGGCCTTTCTGCTCGCCGCCGCCATGAATTTCATCACCTACTGGTACTCTGACCGGATGGTCCTGCGTATGTATCGGGCCGTCCGGGTTCATGAAAGCGATCAACCGCGCCTTCTGCGCGTGGTCAAGCGGGTGGTGACGCAGGCCGCGCTGCCGGAGCCGCGCGTATACGTGGTTCCCACCCGGGCTCCCAACGCGTTCGCCACCGGCCGGAATCCCGAGCATGCAGCCGTGGCCGTTACAGAGGGTCTGCTGGAACTGCTCAGCGAAGATGAACTGGAAGGTGTAATCGGGCACGAGTTTGCCCATATCCGCAACCGGGATATGTTGATCGGGACGGTGGCGGCGACCTTTGCCGGTGCCATTGGCATTCTTGCATCGATTGCGAGGTTCGGTGCCATTTTCGGGGGTTACAGCCGCGAGGGCAACCGCGGCGGCGGGATCGGTCTTTTGGTGACCGCGATAGTTGCGCCGCTGGCGGCTCTTGTCCTGCAGATGGCCATCTCTCGACAGCGGGAGTACAAAGCGGACGCCGCAAGCGGCCGCCTTACGGGCAAGTACGAGGGGCTGGCCTCGGCCCTGCAGAAGCTTCATCGCTCACCGATTCGGTTGAACCTTGATGCGCGCCCCGCCACGGCGCATTTGATGATTGCCAACCCGCTTTCCGGCAGAGGATTGGCCGTCATGTTCTCGACTCACCCGCCGGTGGAAAAGCGAATCGCCAGGCTTAAGGAATTGGCCCAGCAGGCACCGTACCAGTACTATGTCTGA